CAAGCCCTCTGCAGAAGTAGGAGCCATTGTCACGAGGTGTGGCTTTTGGTATGTGGTGCTCAGAATTCCAATGGTAAAACCTTTTGCCTTTGCCATCCTGTAAATATGTGACTAAACGCAGAGGAGTGTTCTTCCAGCTGTGACACCTCAGGTGGATGGGCTCCCCCTCCTGGAACACCCACCGAGGAGCCTGGAGCACAAGCCAGCCTGAAAGACACAGAGACCCCAGGCCCCGGGGGCCTCGGCTCTTAGTGCAGAGCTCTTGTGAAGGGGACACTCACCCCCCAAACCCTGGGACATCAGGAAAAGCCAGACTGGAAGCCATTCCTACATAGCTCCCTTTGGGGAAAGGCTGACTAGGCCCTGCGAGAGAACTCAAGTCACACCAAGACCTTTTATCTAGTGGGGaagagggacacacacacacatacacaatcaaAGCATAAGGTTCGAGCAGAGGGACTAAGTAATGAGGCAGCTGGGAAGCAATGTTGGGGATAACTGCAGAATCCTTAAGTGCTAGTCTTGGATTTGCTATGACACGCAATAAGGAGTCACAGCATATTCTGAATCAAAGagtaaaaattacatttgaaaatgatGATTCGCCCCATTCGAGAAAAGGTAGATTTCAGAAGGAATAGGCAGTCGTAGGAAAACTGAAAGACTTCTACAGCAGTTAGCAATAAGGTGACTGAGTGGCCGGAGAAGAGGCCACAGAAATCATGAAGGGGCACTCAGCGGAGAAGTCAGGAGGGAAAGGAATGACTGGTAGCGCTTGTGGCAGGAATCAGTGGTTTCTGAAGGGCCGAAGGGCCTCAGTGAAACCATTTTCGTTACTGAGCATGGCCTGCAAGAgagaaaattcttctttttttttttttttggagagacagagtagagtttcactctgttgccctagctagagtgcggtggtgttgtcagagctcactgcgacctccgactcctgggctcaagagatactcctgcctcagtctcccaagtatctgcgactataggtgcatgccaccacgctcagctaattttttctatttttaggagaaagggggtctcgctcttgctcaggttggtctcaaactcctgagctcaaaagggatcttcctgcctcagcctcccagagtgctaggattacaggcgtgacccaccacgcctggcctgagaAAAATTCTTAAATCACTAGGAAATTTGTTGTCACAACTATTTCACCAAGAGATCAGACTCCACACAGACAGAACATGAAGTCATAGTCAGGAAGGGAcctgaataattaaaaatgatattaaagataaatattataatgGCATGAGAAAACACTTATGagacaataaattaaaaaggcaTAATACCAAAAGtatatatgcacagaaaaaaaaaagaaggatatgcacttaaatattaatagggtgttttttgtttttttgagacagagtctcacttctattgcctggtctagagtgccatggcgtcagcttagctcaaggcaacctcaaactcctgggctccagtgatcctcctgcctcaggctcccaagtagctgggcctacaagcatgtgccaccatgcccggctaatttttctatatatttttagttggccaattaatttctttctatttttagtagagatgggggtctcgttgttgctcaggctggtctcgaactcctgatcttgagcaatcctcccgcctgggtctcccagagtgctaagattacaggtgtgaaccaccgcacccagcctattaATAGAGTTTTTTTCTGAGGGAGTAGgaccaaagatatttttaattttttcctttttatttttatatatttttaaaattgaacttgaatgatttttgtaataagaaaaaaacaaactttactgtaatttaaataatttaagaaacaaaatctaCTACCTCATGCTAAACAAAATTGGGAGAATATGTTTTGATGAAGGTTCTCTACCAGGAAGATTTGCCAAACagaaggtaaatttttttttcgaaacagagtctcactctgtcacctgggctagagtgccgtggcgtcagtttagctcacagcaacctcaaactcctgggctcaagtgatcctcctgcctcagcctcctgagtagctgggactacaggcacacaccatgatgcccagttaattttcctatttttagtagagatggggtctcgctgttgctcaggttggtctctaactcctgagctcaagcaatcctcctgcctcagcctcccagagtgctaggattacaggcatgagccactaggcCTGGCCAGTAATGCATCTTAATAAGCAATAAAGATTACCTTCTGGGATGgatgtgatggctcacgcctgtaattctagcactctgggaggccaaggcaggaggattgcctgagcccaggagtttgaggctgatgccatggcactcaaacCCGGgcgacagtgagactctgtctcaaacaaaacaaaactttatttttcaaaaaaggccGTGTGCTTATATATCCACTTACTTTTTTGGCAAAGAGATGAAtcaggccaggctcggtggctcacgcctgtaatcctaacactctgggaggctgaggtgggaggattgctcaagatcaggagttcaaaaccagcctgagcaagagcaagaccccgtctctactataaatagaaagaaattaattggccaactaatatatatagaaaaaattagccaagcatggtggcgcatgcctgtagtcccagctacttgggaggctgaggcggcaagattgcttgagcccaggagtttgaggttgctgtgagctaggctgatgccacggcactcactctagcctgggcaacaaagcgagactctgtctcagaaaaaaaataaaagagagagagagagatggatcaTTATTAGCATAAGATTATGattgatattttatatgtatgtatatatatatatatgtatgtatggtCCAGTGGCCTTTGAGGAACATTCCTATTCCAATCTGTCTTGTCATGGattcttgctctctctctatatatattaattcaacCAATACTTTACTGAGCATtcactatgtaccaggcattgtgcaGACTGGAGACAGCTGGATGACAAGACACATGGTCCCTAACCTCAAAGAATCTACAGTCTAgacatagaaacacacacacagaaataattaCAATACAATGTGATAAGTGCTTCAACAGGCTGAGATCAAAGGACTGCAAGGCCAACAAGATTGAGATAAAGAAATTCTGCCTGATAGGCAACAATGGCGggctatataaaaaaataaaaataaaaaataaaaaaaaaaaaaagaaattctgcctgaaaaaagcaagaagcaAAGAAAGCTTCTCAGAGGAGGAGATAAGTGAAAGGGGTGCTGAAGGATGATTAGGAGTTTGCCTGATGAAGTTAACTCTCATGGTCCCACTTTAATACAGCCCTCATTGACTAGACTTCTAAAGCCAGTTTCTAGAGCCAAGTTCAAGGCAAACTAACAACTCCCAGActtgatttttctattgtttcctCTTGGTAAATCCCCATTTTATTGATCTTGGGTGCCATCTCTCACCTAGCtaaataattaacatttcttCTTGTAGCTCTGTAGAGTGAGGACCATGTCAGGTGGATGGTACAGTCAGAGACAAAGGAACCATGAAAAGGAACTTCAGAGGCTCAATTCTTTTGAACTTTGTTGCAGATCCAACTCTGTTATGCTCACCTTCCTCTCCAGGCTTGTTCCACCCATAGACATTGTACAAATGCAGCAGCCATGGAAGTAGAGTCGGGCCTGCAAGGCTACCCTGCAGTTACCAGGCTTTGGGGTGTGACTCTAGGGATGCCAGGAAAGATTCCCTCCTCCAAAATATTTCCCCTACCTGATTCTGATGCCTAGATTCTGTTACTAGTATACAAAGACTTTCATTCCATGATTAATATGCAAGCTCAGCATGTATATATCTCCATTGGGAAAGGTATAAATTGCCAAATTTACACTGAAGTGTAAGTTTGAGTATGGCattgaggaggaggggagagagagagagagatgatgcCAGACCATTAGCGATGATTTGGGAGGTAGCTATCATTATCATGTCCTGACCTCCAGATGACACGTTCACACTATTCATGCATTCGATGTGTGTGGTGATTTCTAGAATTGTGCAGGGCAGTGCAATGGACCCATATCTATTATTTGGCAGGCTTTGACATTTTGCCTAATGCCTACTTATAGCTAGGACTATAACTCTGATATCATTCAGTGGGACCACAGATTATCTCCTTAATTTTAACCCCCAAGAACATCATCTTAATTTTAATCATCACCTTAATTTTAATCCCCAAGAACACCAGCCTCTGGCTCTTCCCAAGTATGTCAGGGTGCCTTGTTTCACCCCTTTATTGGTGCGTCCCCTCTTCCTTTTCACCGACTCACCGTTGTGGACTCGTAGCTGCACTGGGTCACTGAGCATGGAGAGCGATGTCTGGCACCTGTACTCTCCGCTGTCCTCAACTCTGGCAGCTTCAATGAAGTAGCTTGAGTTCTGGCCTGAGATGAAGCTCCCATTGTGAAACCACTCTGTGGACGTGTTTCCAGGAGCGTAGTCCCCCTGGCACTTCAGAGTCACGCTGTCGCCCTGGAGCACCCTATCCCATGAAGGCTCTAGGAACACCACAGCCTTTGGGGGATCTGCTGAGGAGCCATGAGAACGTGGTATGAGGACAGGGAGAGGAGCAGGCCCCGTGCTGGCATTCCCAGGGAGGCTCAAAGCCAGTGTGAGCCCACTGGAAACCCACACTTGATGACTCAGTATGAGAGCATCTTTGCCCCATTTTTGGCATGCtacatatctctttttttttggagataaagtctcactctgttgcccggttagagttccgtggcatcagcctagctcgacctcaaactcctgggcttaagcaatccttctgcctcacccttccaagtagctgggaccacaggcatgcaccaccatgcctggctaattctttttctatgtatttttagttgtccaactaatttatttctatttttttttttttttttttagtagagacggggtctcgctcttgctcagagctggtcttgaactcttgacctccagcggtcctcccgcctcggcctcccaatagtgcaaggattataggcatgagccaccacgcctggccaagccTTCTATGGATCTTGAGGAAAACTGGCCAGAGCAGCATAGGGCCCACACCCACTGTGTTGGGGGGCTGCTCCTGCTCACATCCATCAGCAGTTTCCCATGCAACGGACATTTCCTGATGTCCTGTGGACATTGCACCCATATGTGCCTCATTTGAGCAAACCAAGACCATGAAGCAAACTCACCAGCCTGCATGTCAGCTGaaactgcaagaaaaaaagaatgaatcaaatATTGAGCAAGAGCGGAGATCAGCGTGCCTGGAGTGTCAAATGAGTTTAAAACTTCCCTacctgcctctgccccaggagCCTGGTATTCCCAAGAATCAGGATTTCTAGTGGATACCTCTCCTGCTGCCTGATCTCTGGTCTCCAGTGTCCATGCTTCCTGCCCCACCAGCCACCTGAATCCCTACTTTCAACACCATTCTCTTACTCCTTGTTTCCTGTTCAAACTCACAAATTAAAGTACTGACTGAATTTCCCTGAATCAAGCACAGAAACAACCTCAACCCAAACTTCCCAGAAAGggtaaaaatgaaaactcatgGGGTTAGGAGGGAACCCTGGAATAGCAGACTGGAAGAGACAGACCTTAGGGACCATCTAGTCCAAGCTCTTCAATTTACACGTAGAGACTGAAACCCAGAGGGGTGAAGTAACTGACCTTGCTCCTCTTCACTTCATGACTATGCCCAAATCAGAAGCCCCAGTTGGTTTGTCCTGAGTCCCATCCCTGACCTGTGGAGGAGTCTCTGAGCCACCCAGGGCATCCTGGGCTTCTCCCTCAGCCAGAGAGCCCCTGACTTACCCAGAACTAGCAGAGCCATCTGCAGTAGCAGCTGCCACATGATGCAGCACTAGAGGGGACCAGTCACCACAGATATGTGGAACCCTAAAGGAACCCAGCTAACTAGAAAAGAGGAAGTAAACAGTCTTTCCCCCAATCCCCTCGTCAGTCACTCACCAGCTTCCGTCACTCACCCGCTGCCTTTTCCGGGAACATCATCTGACTCCCAAATCCAAACCCTGACCAGTGAACCCATGATAGGGCAGGAACAGGAAGGAGAGAGCCTGGAGGAGAAGCTAAGGCGGTGTGGCCCCTTTGCTGGGCACAGTCTGCAGCTGAGCACCAGGGCACACAGTCTGTGAGGCGCTCTCAGCAGTCCCGGGGTGCTTGCCCCCCATCTCCTGGGTTTGGGTCCACCTAGGGCTAAGAATGCACAGCATGATCCTGGGATGGAGACTCACGGGGGAGGGCCCTTCCTTCCCTGAGGGGTCCTTTCATTCTACCCAGAATTTCTCACTCCCTTGCCTGGCCCACACCCATCTCCAGCCAGCCAGGGCTTGCCTGCATACAGAAAGACGTAATTTAAAATCTGCAGACCACTAGAAGTGTCTCAGCCTCCACATTATCTCCacccacatttttttctttcaaaattcaaaatgcacATACCCCTGGGGCATGTAATCCACAGGTAACATTAACTTTTTTTCcattggtagagatggggtcttgctacattgcccagcctcagcctcagcctccccaaatgctagcattacaggcgtgagccaccacgcccagcctattaaCTTCTTAGTGTGATTTTGATCATTAGATTCCTGTTCTCTGTTAGAACAAACTCAGGCAGTGGAAGAGAAATGGGCGCTGGGAGGAGGAAACACCAGGGAAAGGCTGAAAGGATCACAGAAAAGGTCGGGGGTGGAGAGGAGAGAACAGGAACTGTTTACCTTCCTCACGGTGCTACCGGGGCTGTGCTGAGCCACACTGGCGCAGGTCAGCCTGGGCCCTCGGGCCCACTGTGTCCGGCCTGGTCT
This region of Microcebus murinus isolate Inina chromosome 2, M.murinus_Inina_mat1.0, whole genome shotgun sequence genomic DNA includes:
- the LOC105873562 gene encoding low affinity immunoglobulin gamma Fc region receptor III-A-like isoform X3: MMFPEKAAVSADMQAADPPKAVVFLEPSWDRVLQGDSVTLKCQGDYAPGNTSTEWFHNGSFISGQNSSYFIEAARVEDSGEYRCQTSLSMLSDPVQLRVHNGWLVLQAPRWVFQEGEPIHLRCHSWKNTPLRLVTYLQDGKGKRFYHWNSEHHIPKATPRDNGSYFCRGLVGKKNVSSETVNIIVQGSTSLSVSLPFPPWHQVAFCLVMVILFAVDTGLYFSVQRKLRSPPRNWKDHKFKWSQDPQDQ
- the LOC105873562 gene encoding low affinity immunoglobulin gamma Fc region receptor III-A-like isoform X4, producing the protein MMFPEKAAVSADMQADPPKAVVFLEPSWDRVLQGDSVTLKCQGDYAPGNTSTEWFHNGSFISGQNSSYFIEAARVEDSGEYRCQTSLSMLSDPVQLRVHNGWLVLQAPRWVFQEGEPIHLRCHSWKNTPLRLVTYLQDGKGKRFYHWNSEHHIPKATPRDNGSYFCRGLVGKKNVSSETVNIIVQGSTSLSVSLPFPPWHQVAFCLVMVILFAVDTGLYFSVQRKLRSPPRNWKDHKFKWSQDPQDQ
- the LOC105873562 gene encoding low affinity immunoglobulin gamma Fc region receptor III-A-like isoform X5 — translated: MWQLLLQMALLVLADPPKAVVFLEPSWDRVLQGDSVTLKCQGDYAPGNTSTEWFHNGSFISGQNSSYFIEAARVEDSGEYRCQTSLSMLSDPVQLRVHNGWLVLQAPRWVFQEGEPIHLRCHSWKNTPLRLVTYLQDGKGKRFYHWNSEHHIPKATPRDNGSYFCRGLVGKKNVSSETVNIIVQGSTSLSVSLPFPPWHQVAFCLVMVILFAVDTGLYFSVQRKLRSPPRNWKDHKFKWSQDPQDQ
- the LOC105873562 gene encoding low affinity immunoglobulin gamma Fc region receptor III-A-like isoform X2; translated protein: MWQLLLQMALLVLVSADMQADPPKAVVFLEPSWDRVLQGDSVTLKCQGDYAPGNTSTEWFHNGSFISGQNSSYFIEAARVEDSGEYRCQTSLSMLSDPVQLRVHNGWLVLQAPRWVFQEGEPIHLRCHSWKNTPLRLVTYLQDGKGKRFYHWNSEHHIPKATPRDNGSYFCRGLVGKKNVSSETVNIIVQGSTSLSVSLPFPPWHQVAFCLVMVILFAVDTGLYFSVQRKLRSPPRNWKDHKFKWSQDPQDQ
- the LOC105873562 gene encoding low affinity immunoglobulin gamma Fc region receptor III-A-like isoform X1, with product MWQLLLQMALLVLVSADMQAADPPKAVVFLEPSWDRVLQGDSVTLKCQGDYAPGNTSTEWFHNGSFISGQNSSYFIEAARVEDSGEYRCQTSLSMLSDPVQLRVHNGWLVLQAPRWVFQEGEPIHLRCHSWKNTPLRLVTYLQDGKGKRFYHWNSEHHIPKATPRDNGSYFCRGLVGKKNVSSETVNIIVQGSTSLSVSLPFPPWHQVAFCLVMVILFAVDTGLYFSVQRKLRSPPRNWKDHKFKWSQDPQDQ